TTGGTGCGTTCATATCCAGACCGGACAAGGGCACTCCCTTCTGCTGTAGACCTGTCGAGTATGAGGATTCGGAGAACCCTGGAGCTTGGAATTGCTGGCTTATGTTGTTGTTCATGAAAGGTAAACTTCCAAGCATTGGGCTGGCGGTGCTggggtaactcttcttcttcttcccagcCTCCATTAGCGAGGCCGATGTGATGCCCAAGAAATCATTTTTAACTGTGGAATTTGCTTGGACAGATGTCTCTTCGCCTGTTCCATAGAGACACATGTTCGTCAAAGAATGATTCTTCGATCCAAATCCTTGTGGTTTCTCTGTCGGATTCATCAAGGAAAAGGATGATCCCGAGAAAAAACCACCGTACGAGCCATTCTGTTCTCTTAATCCATCGGGCGACGAAGCTGGCGGTGGCACCGGGTGGCTGGCTCCAGATGGTGCAGGCGGCGCTGGACGACCATCCACGCCGCTACCATATACGGAGCCAATGATCTCGTCATAGCGACCGTTCAGCAGATCGGTAAAACGCACAGGGAGCAAATTAGGGTCATCAGGCAGCAAGGACAGGAAGCGGTTCATCTGCTCGCGGGCGTCCTGATCTCTGTTAGTCTGGCGATTCTCGCTCGGATGCTGCTCCGCCATTGTTGGAGCACCGAGTGGAGCCACCTCATCATTAATGATTCCAACAGGGCACTCAACGTGCTCGTTCATGTCCGGCAGGCTAGAGTTCTCGTTAAAGGCACGACCTCTGGAGGCGGCAGCACTTGATTCTCCGACATCCGTCAGGGTCGGCATCTcaaccccctcctcctcctcctcctcctcctcctcctcctcctctgaaGACTCACTGCACAACATAATATGCGCCTCGTAGCTGTTCTTCCTTGAGAATGTTCCTCCGCACTTGCACCGGAAGTGGCGGAGGGAGTGGTTCTTGAGGTGGGCCTTCAGGTCGGCCTCGACGGCGTAAGTCTTGGTGCACTGTGGGCATCTCAGGTTCTTAGGTCCGTGCTTGCGGTTGAAGTGCTTCTTGATGCCGGTGATGTCACTGAGCGCACGGGAGCGGTGGCTGTAGACACAGGAGGGGATTGGGCAGACGTAGAACTTGCGGCGCGACGGCGTGCGACCAGACTTCTTGAGCTCGTAGTTGACGTTGTGGGTGCGCATGTGGAGCTGCAGATTCTGGTCACGCTGGAAGCCCTTGTCGCACACTGTGCAAACGTACCGACTGGTGGCCAGCAGGTCCTCTGCTTGCAGCGCCACCACCTCAGCACCGGGATCTGGTAATCCAAAATTTTAGTTTTTCTATCAATTTTAATGCCGAATCATCTGTGATGATCATATAAACAGTGAAATACTGAATACATTTCACATGAAAATCAAACAAATAGCTCAGTAAATGAATTTGGTTACTTACTATTCTAATCGTAGCTTGAACTTTAAAAATCCTAAATTTATGCATGTATATTTAAATTTGTATGAATTATAGCTAATTCTTGTCGTTCTACTTGTCATTATGATGTACATATATATGAGCTGTTGAGTGAACATCTTATGTAGCTCCAAGTTAGTAAAGTCATACCCCAAATTAAACTTATGGAAATTCTAATAGTAAAGCCACAGGAAAGGCATAAACCACATTTGAATAATTGATTGATATTAGCTAAGAATAAGATGGCACAATTGGACAAGATAATAGGAACGGGTATTCCTACCTGGACACCCTGCTGATCTTgttattcttttcttcttttcaaaTGGGTTAGGGTGTGGTTGTTCATGGTTTCCTTGGGTGGAGCTGCCTGCTGTAGAAGCCCTTCTCGACATCTTTCTTGAGTGTAGCTAGGGCTGCAACCAGAACAATCTGATACCCATATCAAAATTAGAAGTAAAATCACGTAGAAGTAATGAGAATTGCATTTTATTTATATCTATATCTATAATGCTGTTATATATGGATAGATTGGGATTAGAATATAAACATATGAAACAGAGATGAAACTAGAACTGTGGATTGATGATTTCTATATGATTAATTTCTTCTCCAAGGGAAATGTGGTACTGCTGTTTCCTTTGTATCCAAGAATGATCCATACACTTGAGATTTTGTCCATATCTAGGATATTATTTTTTGTCATTATAGTCATGAAATAAAAAATGTTTGTGAAGAGAGAGAATTTCTTTTGTCAAGTTTCTCTCTATATGATAGATATGTATACGCATGCATGTCTCAGATTAATTGCTTGTACATTCAATTAAAGCATCTTTGATTCATGCAGTAGAATTATGTGCACTAATGcaagaaattaactaaaacaaACATGTTAAATTAGGAACACTTAGGATTCATTATATTGAACGGCACTTCAATTACTCGCCTTGATAAAACTAATATTATCATGAACTGCAGAACTTAATTCTTGGCTAACTTGAATCCCTTTATACAAAAATATTGAATATGTATACGTTCCAAAATAAATAACAGATGCAACAATCTTCTTATCCTTGTGTCAACAAAATTATCTTTTCTTAGTTTTCATGTTTGTTGTTGTTCTttttgcaataaaactactagccaCATTTAGTCTCCAATATATCTACGATGTCATAACACAAGGTTCTGCTTTGGCACTTCAATTATTCTTCCTGATAGAACTATAAGTTAACCTTGAACTCTGCATACTTACTATAAAGGAAACTGAATTAGATATAGCAATACAAGTCAGCAATAACTATTCTCAATGCTAAATATGAGTTGTCAGAGGGAAAACAAACAACAAAAGAAGAAACTTAATAGTTGGCTAACTTGAATCCCTTCATACAATCATAATGTGTTTGTGTATATCCTAAAAGGAATAACATACAACAAAATTTGGCTTCATATCCTTGTGTCAACAAAATTATCTTTTCTCATTTTTCATGTTTTGTGGTTCTTTTTTCACAATAATACAACTGGTTTTGGTATTTTGTCTCCAATATATCTACCACATCACACAACAAATTCTCTTCTTTAGCTAAAACCCTCATGCAACTCTAGATGAAATACAATTTGGTGGAAAGAAGCTGACACTAGAAGTCTACAAAAGAAATTACCTACATCAGTGCCTCTAATTTTCCTTGTCAGTATGAGCATGCATGGCATTGAATAACTGGTTTTAAATATTGGTTTGTATAATGATACAAATCTAGAGACATATGTAGTTAATCTAATGCAATGCCTCTTTATCTTTTTTTTACAAAAGATGTTCTGTTGTATGTTAATTTGTGATGAGGGATTAATTTCACATTGGCAAAGAGAAACAATGCTTCATATATATCCGTGAAAAGCGAACTATGTCTCCCAAACCATCTTTCAAGAAAAGGAAAATCTACCAATGTCTCATTCTTGAAGCCTACTCGAAGGTCCAGACTGATGTGTAAAAATATTCTCTTCAAATAGTGTGTCTGCAAGAATGGTACAAGCTTTCGATTCCTAATTAGGAGCCTTGATTAGCACATTATATCGAGGAGTCTCAATGTCTTGTTAAATACAAAGAGATCACTATTGAATCAGGGAGAATGGTTATTTGACACCTCGATAGACTCACACAACGAAGTTAATGTGAACAAAGATACCCTAAATCAAGTTGACATAAAATCCACATGGTTGATACAAAGATGGCATGCAGGAGCTATCACTTTGCATGCAAAGGGAACAGAGTTTGGAATTAATATCATTTAAAACAACTTTTAATCAAACTTTGACGATCACAAACATGATCTATCTAGGTGAACAGAAATTTTTTTTGGCAAAGATACTTGACAACTTCAAATACATGAACAATACTACCTAGAAAGAGACATAAGCCAAGTTCAAATCCATCAGGAACACATGTATATCTTGTAAACACAAATTCTTCTCAATAAGCAGAGTTAATGTAGAGTTTTAGTTATGGACATGCAAGATACAGTATTGAGAAAATACCCCTAATTAAGATTTCCAGAGTTTAGAGAAAGAAAGAGGAAAAACCATAAGGCAAATAAATTTCATCTCAAAAATGGATATATTCGCTTCGATCTGATCTAGAACTTATTTTATCAATATGATCGACAAAATTGGGAAAACATTCAAAGATAACTATAAATGGGAACTCGAGGCTTCTAAGCTACAAATTTTTTTTAGATCGAAAAAATGACAAGaattttaggaaaaataaaaaacCCTAATTTGGATATCTCATCATTTTATTAGGGAAGACGATCATAAAACTGAATCAAgagtcaaaatcacatttatgtTCAAGAATGGAACTTAGATCAAAATTAAATCATGAttgaaatatttttctttatctACAAACTTACAGAGTGATATTGTAGAATGCAGCCGAACGGATCTATTGGGGATGAATAAACAAATGGGTCCCTTCTCTTGCCTCAAGAGAGACCAAGTTATATATTTCGCTCTCGCCTACTTGGCAGATACTTCTCCCCTTTTTGTACATGATGCTTTTCTCTTTTTTATATGGTTTAAAAAAATGTTACTTGTTGGGCCTTGTAAATGCAACCTTACTTAACGAGAGGGGTCAAAAGAAGacgagattaaaaaaaatatattttgaaactcGTCTAACGCAAACCGTCATATGTCATATGGAATGCAATTAATATGCACGAAAAAATGACATACTCATATGGTAGGTCATTACATTAATTTAATGAAAAAGAAATATCTCAATAATAGTCATATGCAATAGGGAAAGCTAATAGATCTATTCAAGCTTCAAGCTTAGGGTTTATCTGATTAGGAATTTCATTGGTGTAGGCATAGCTATGGTCATCTTCGTCACCATTTAACCATGTTTGTCCTAGCTATTTGGGATAGGTCATTTGTATTTTATACCTCCATTGAGCTCTATGAAAGACTATGTcatttgtaatttttaaattaactaaatttgtttaaactATGACTAACATTTGTTTGATTTCTCTCTACCCTTTACAACTTCCACTATGTGATTCTTTCAATTATAAAATCTCTTCGTCGTGTTTGAAGATGTCCAACCCATTTTAATCtatttacttttattttattatctattGGACGGACATATGATTGCTCTTGAGTAATAATACTTGTGTATTCATTATTTCTATAATAACTTTACAACATCAATGAAGCTTGGGGTGTAGATATGGCTGTAATTTTTGCTGAAATAGTTTAGTTGAGTGAATGATCACCGTAAAAGTATTGTCTGAATAATTAGGTCTTTGATGATAATAAACAcagaaaattataacaaaagttgTTTAAATTCTCTACTCAATTGCTAATGCTGAAAGTCAAAGAAGAATATTGGAGAAATGACACTTTTTCCTCTATTTTTGAGCTCCTTTGGTACACTAAAGCCGCTTCATCTCTTGTAGGTAGCTAGAGTTCTTCAAAACATAGAAATGCTTTGCTGAAATAGACCAGTTTTTGTGAATGACATAAAAGTCTTCTAAATGCAGAAGCACAACAATTCGAACATTGAAGTATCTTGCTCTTTGAACTTTATTAGCAGGATGTGTTTTAGCCTTTTTGGGTTTGTTGATCGTAGTTGAGGATTTCAATCGAGACCATGAGATTTGATTTGTGTTCTTTGGTGGTCAAGGAGATTTTGGTTGTTAGGCTTTGCTAGCTTTAAAGTATGCTGGTGACAACAGGTCTTGATTGAAAGGACTTGAAATCTCTGATTTTAGCTTAAACAGAGGTGAATGCACATAGTCGAAGGGTCATGCTAGTTCTATGCATTGAAGTACACTTGTGTTGGTCCTTATTGATTTTACAAGTTTGATTTGAATTCAAACAAAAGAATTATCACGTCCGTCTTTTCAGACTCACTAATGCCCTCAAGGCGAGTCTGGTTCAGGAATTTTCGACTTATTGTCAGCTTCAATTGAAACCATGAAAAATGTAGGTATGTTATGTTCATCATGCAGTGATGCTGAGTTTAGGTGTTAAAACTTGCTTATTAGCTGCACATCTTTACAGATGGTTCTTACTCCTACCAAAGTAGACGAAGACCAACATTGCCCAAGATGGTTGGTTCTTCAAAAAATGACTACTTCCAAGAATGTTAAGGATTCAAATCAAGTTGTTTCTATTACAGGCCAAGCGAACATGGAGTCTTCGATTACTCCATTGCCAAAGATGGATGGTTCTTCAAAAAATGACTTGTTCCAAGAATGTTAAGGATGCTAATCAAGTTGTTTCTATAACAGGCCAAGCGAACATGGAGTCAGCTTATCGTTGTTGAAGAAAAAAGTGTCAATCATTTCTGAGACTCATTTTATGTTGTTGAGGATGGGATTCCAGATAGTCAGGTGAAGCAGATAGACAACTTTCctgagctgcagaagagtattcGTATTCAATTATATCGATTCCAGGGTTTAGGCAGCAACGAGGGTAATCCGTCTGAGTACAAACATGAAGGTTCAAGAAGGGTAGAACAGGATGATTGATTATTTTGGCTGGAGCTTCGGCCATGTTATCTTCACCTGTTTGTGCTGTATTTACATTGTTTCATGGTAATCCATCTTAACTAGTAAATAGTTGAGACAAATATGATACTGAGATAAGCATGACTTCACTTTGTGACTGATTTTGTATTTTTTATGTTTTCTGTGTAAATTCGGTTGGTTTTTTATATCATTTATCTTTCaacatatatgtatatatatatttttaaaaatattttttaagattgtatttaatattacgaaataaaataaaaagtttagTTTATAGCGCCACTAAATAGTTTCTCGCTgggtttttttaatcaaaatttttatataaaaaataatccaacttgattttaattttcacctaaaaatttctaattaataaatgacagaaaatgaaaaaaaagggtaTTTTTCATTATTCATATCATcaaaagatgttttttttttacaaaattattaaaataatatttacttttaatttaatacCTAAAATGCTCTTCTTTGCTCCACTTTAAGACAGCTTTTACAATTTCAAAATTCACTATTTTAGAGTAGCTTTTAACCCCCACTATCACTTTGGAACAACTTTAACTAAAACTATACCTacctttaaaatatatatttattcttaCAAGCTTTAACCAAAGCTATATCACTTTCGAGCAACCTTATTCTAAAATAAAGCACACAAAGGTATTTTGAATATCAAAGTTTCTTTCAAGATCAATTATACATATTTTTAATAGAATTATAAGGTGTAAAATTAAACTTcatgaataaaaattattaaatttatttaaaaataatttattttatcatACCTTCTTTTCGGAACTTTTTAATTTCATCAGTCCAACAGCCAATTATGAATTGCACTGTAAAATTCCAGATGCCATTGCTCTGGAAAACTGAGTGACACGAATCCATTAAAGAATAGAAGCTGTAAAAGTTCCTTGTGAGCGGGCTATGAAGAGTAGTTAAATGAAAATGTGGCAatcgaattttattttatttttaccaaaaaagaaaagaaagtaatCCATTTTTCTACTCCTGTTCGGTAGAATTATTCCATGTTGTTTCTTCCATGCATTCTTGACTCACCGATTCATCGATCTCCAATTCATTGGCAAGAGGGCCTTGAGGATCCCCGAAGAGAATGGATAGTATTTGCCTGTGACAATCATCGCATAACCAGAAATAGGAGAAATGCCCTTCCTCCGGCATCATGTGCACTACCGCTCTCGGAACCAATCGTCGAGCAAACTCTGTCGATGATGGTGGCACCACATAGTCATTCATCCCCTGTTGTATCACTTCAAATAGTTAGGAATGAACACAGGAAGCACAATTCATTCTGAATATCAAAAATGTTGAACTGATATGTCTAACAATGTAGAAAGTGAACTGACCTGCCAGAGGTGAATAGGACCGAGAAAGCCTGCCCACTCCCTTTCAACTTCAGTATAAAATGACTTCAACCATGAAAGAAGGCCGTCACACTGATGGCACTTCTGCACTTGAAGATCAGCTAAACTGAAACCCCAATTTGATACTTGTAGCACAGCTTCCTCCTTGAAGGGTTTGGCATCTCCTTGACGGACGGATTCGGCCACGTCCCTCTCCCAGAATTCCCTAAAACTTGATTCTTCCAATAGAGATTTATCCTGTGTGAATAACACAAGCCGTTGGAAGCTTAATTTGTGTAAACGAAAACAACCTAGACAATTTGGAAAACAAAAATCATAAGCATTCAGAAGTGGTAGTCCTGGAAAATAATATGTTTGTGACGATTTTACGCAGTTGGCTAGATGCTATGGATTTAAGCGGCGGAAATCAAAATCTGACGTACCTTGTTACCCAGTGTCAGTGATAACCACTTCTCAGGCTGACCGTGTTTTCCAGACAAGAAGCTTCTGTGATAGAAATatggaagaagagaagggaaCCTCCGAGCTAAAAAGTACATTATCTTCCTTTTCATAGTCCACTTGCCCCTAAGTTTACGCGACTCTTCCTTGTTGAGGTTAGGGTCATATGGATTGACCATTGGAGCAAACAGGGCTATACCTGGAATGGAAGCACAATTGGAGACAGAACAAAAAATAGAGTCAAAACTGAACCACATAGAATAAGAATTTATTCACTTGCTAATgaatataatcaccaaagaaattATGAATGTTTTACTCCCagaataattataattttgagaaaaaagaaAGTGAAGATACATGGAAGAAATGTTTTACTCAATCTAGACAACATTTACTGCTCGAGAAGGAACATAAAAGGTCTACATTATATGTGCAAAAGCACATCCACAAGATATTCTAACACCTAAGTCCCATTTCAGTACTTCAACAATAAAATTTTGGAGTCATTGGGCCCGTCATTGTGATCACAGAATCCATGTGGTACATATCCATCAAGCTGTACAATGTTACACTCAGGTCTCATTCTATCATGGTCATCCTTGGAATACTTTACAAACTTGATCTATGTCCGAGGAGTTATTTTGCTACTTTGCAATGTGCAAAACCAATATTTGCAGAACTGAATATCTGAGTTCAGTGTCAACAGATGTGTGATCGCATAATGTTACAGTCTTACCTGCTATTCTGTCAGGAATATAATGCGCGGCTGCCCATGCATGCATAGCTCCACTCGAGTAACCCAACACCCAGAACTTGTCCATGACACCAAGAGCATTTGCCAAATGGAGCATATCCATAGCTGATGAGTTGAGATTTCTGCCAGGATGAGGATCACTTTCACCAAAACCTGGAAGATCATAAGTAACAAAACGAACACCAAATTCCACTAGCAGAGACTCTTTAATGCCAGGTATTCCTACATGAGAGAGAACCAAAATGAAATCAAACTAGGAATTCAATTTAAGAGACAAGTCTATTAATAAACAAGGAAAAATTGTACCTGCTAAacgagaagaaagaaaagaatgtGGAGCAATCATGGAGAATCTAGCTCTTTCAGCTGGAACTCCTTTTTCTTGATACGCTATATGTCTGCCATCCAGAAGTTGGATATGACTAGCACTAGGAGGACCTACATACAGTTTCTTTGGTGGCTCAACTGGATTCTCTATCCCACTATTTACATTTAGTACTGCACATGATATTGGACCAGAGTAAACAAGAAATCAGGTCATATGTGTAAAAAAAAACAATACCTCTTAAAAGGATTGAATGGAAGTCAAATGCAAGTCTTCATGAAGCCAAATAATGGGTGCAACTTTAGTATCAGGACAATTACCATTTAAGAGACAACTAACTAGCAAACACTTCAAgaaataatgaaactaaaaaaaTATCCATGTCGTTAAGAACTAAAATTGTCTGCTTGGAGAGGATCAAAATACATCTTTGACAGAATTTATTCCTGCAATTTTCACTAAAATGAAGTAATCAAACACATAATGATATGAGAAATTAGATGTACTAGCTAAACACTAAGACTGTTTATTCAGATTGTCATACAAATATCACATGGGTGTAGTGTCCAATGACTACttgtaaattttaaacaagtaatCATTAGGGATATTGGATGTCCATTGAGGGTGTCGGTGTCCAAGCAACAATATATGACAGAAATAAGAGAACAATTAGGGTCATGGCATGCCTTCATTACTTGAGGCATATTGCAAGTTTGAATCAAGGGCTAATTATCACTAACATGTTTGTCATGAAAAATTGGAGCAGCGTGTACAAAGATATTGTGGAACATATTAATTTTCTTTAAGTACCCAACAGGTGCCTGACACTATCAAAGATAATAAGGATAGAGTAATAGCAATTACATTGCTAATAAATTTTAGTTACATTTTGGCCTTGTTTGgtcatgaaaattttctaattttagtttTCATCTCCCGTACACTATAATTggattatttttttaagaaaatatttccaTCAAACTTTTGGCACCATTCTCCACTGATAAATTCAAAGGTGGCAAACATTAATAAATAATTGTTCGATTTTTCATGTTAAAACAGGGAAAACATAAAATAGAGATATGGAAGTCATAATTACAATTAGACATatgcaaaaaagaaaaagaaaaaaagcaTGCATGAGTGCAAAAATACAAATTTTAACTGAGATTAAGAAATGCGCATGAAGAAACTAATcgtatttttttaatgaaatggaTAAGGATGGGAGACACCTACAGAAATTTGAACGCCTTGACTAAATGGCGGAATGTAGAGATTCTGCTATGTGCGTTGATGAAAGAGCAAATGACAACTATTTACTGCATACCACTGATATCAAGGCAATGCTTACACAAACTTATAGATCAATGCAAAAAATCAAAATAGCAAGGCAATCAATGGATGGTCCAGGAAAGGACAGTTGCTACTCTCATAAAAGGAATTCTAAAGCAAGAATACTGACACACAAATAGTTAAACACTGAAAATTTGCACTTCAAAAATGCTTTCGAGAAGTTCTTGGATAAAAGATTTCATCTTTTCTTTACTGTATATTTTAATTGCAGATATTTGTTTGGTGCCATCGGAACGAATATTTTAGATTCAGGTTAACAACGAAGCAACTATAAACAAGAATTATATGAAATCACTAAAAAAACaaagaaaggaagaaagaaatcaaacaacCTTTTGATATTGACAGGATTCATTACCAAGAAGAGCGACGAGAAAGACGGCGATGACAATCGGCCAAGCCTGAGCCGGATCGCGATCCTCTGGTAGATACTCGTTCAAGAACTCGAGCCGCCCCGAGACCGCATCCCAATGCCCCCTGACCTGCCTCCCGACATAGGTTTCCTCCACGCCCTCGAGGCTCTGCTGCGCTATGTCCCAGCACCCGCGGCCAAGCTCCCGAAGCATTTCCCCTGTGGCCATCACGAACCCCATCATCTTCTCCTTGAAATTCTCCTCCGCCCGCGTCCTGCCTCCCTCTTCGTAGGGTCCGTAAAACCCTCTACCGAAGACGCTCTCGCCTAGACTCCCCATGCCCGGCTCCTCCTCCGCCGTAGCCGGCGTGGCGCCGGCACGGTATCGGATCCCTGCGTCATCCACCATGCTAGTGAGGTCTTCCTGCCACGCCAACCCGTTCCTCGCTGACGACATCGCCGCCGCCTCCACCAAAAATCGGCCGCTCTGCGGGGGAGTGGAAGATTAGCGTGGAATAGAAGCTACTGGAAGGCGATAGAGAGATGAGAGCAGCGACTATGTGGATGAAGTCGACTCAGGGCCACGCAACACCGCAGCGGAGGACGATGACCTCCATGGACGGAGATcggcctcctcctcttcttctcgatCGGTTTCCCTAACTACTGTTACCAACTACTCGCTTAAGTGCGCAAAGAAAGAGAAGAGACGAGCGACTCGCCAGTGTCGTCGAGTGGTTGGACGGCGGAGACCCGCGTAGGGCTCCCGCACCGACAGCGAGGATGCGTCCACGTAAGATCTCCGTCATCACCGGCGTAACGGTTACGCTTTAGGCATGTGCGAGTGGATGAGGCCGGGCCCACCTTCGGTTGCCGGTCTCGGATCGCCTGAGAGGGGAGAAACACGCCCCCAGTATACTAAGCGTGCATGACAGGTTCAGGTCCGACTACGATCCGCCGAAAGGACACAGTCCACGGTTTAGGCGTCGGCCAGGCGGCGAGTTCGGTAGGGAGTCGTTTTTGGCCGTACGATGAATTGATATGGCGAAAGAGACGGTGGATAGTGAATAATTAGTTATTGGAGGTGGACTGTTTACATTAGAAGAATGGAGCTGGAAGggaggaaaggaaaaaatatGTTTACTTCAGAAAAGGATTAGGTGAGAAAAGAGCGATGATGGAGACTAGTGCGGTGGAGGTTACGGGTATATTTAATGGTAAAAGAAGGGGCGAACGAATCAAGTGTTAGATTTTATTGGATTTtgtatagattttttttcttctaattatTGGTAAGGACCAGATATATTATCTACGCATAATAcagtttattattttaatttacaaGATAtccattttttaaaattataaacgaGTAAAATTGGGATAATGAAGAGGGACATGGCACATGGGGCTTATTTGGCTTCTACTCTATCTCATGGTTAGTTACTACAATTATGAATGATGGCCTTTGAAAATTTGCGAGGGACCATGAAGTCTACCATGGCTCGGAATCAACATTTTGTTTTGGTTAGAAATTATCAATTTGATAGTTCAGAATTGTCTAttcaataattcaaatttatcAGTTTAATGATTTAGAATTGTCAGTTCGACAGTTTCTGACAGGTCGATCCTTAACCTAATCTTTCAAAGATGATTATAATTCATAGTTCGA
This genomic stretch from Zingiber officinale cultivar Zhangliang chromosome 7A, Zo_v1.1, whole genome shotgun sequence harbors:
- the LOC122001167 gene encoding uncharacterized protein LOC122001167 — its product is MSSARNGLAWQEDLTSMVDDAGIRYRAGATPATAEEEPGMGSLGESVFGRGFYGPYEEGGRTRAEENFKEKMMGFVMATGEMLRELGRGCWDIAQQSLEGVEETYVGRQVRGHWDAVSGRLEFLNEYLPEDRDPAQAWPIVIAVFLVALLVLNVNSGIENPVEPPKKLYVGPPSASHIQLLDGRHIAYQEKGVPAERARFSMIAPHSFLSSRLAGIPGIKESLLVEFGVRFVTYDLPGFGESDPHPGRNLNSSAMDMLHLANALGVMDKFWVLGYSSGAMHAWAAAHYIPDRIAGIALFAPMVNPYDPNLNKEESRKLRGKWTMKRKIMYFLARRFPSLLPYFYHRSFLSGKHGQPEKWLSLTLGNKDKSLLEESSFREFWERDVAESVRQGDAKPFKEEAVLQVSNWGFSLADLQVQKCHQCDGLLSWLKSFYTEVEREWAGFLGPIHLWQGMNDYVVPPSSTEFARRLVPRAVVHMMPEEGHFSYFWLCDDCHRQILSILFGDPQGPLANELEIDESVSQECMEETTWNNSTEQE